The following are encoded together in the Ovis aries strain OAR_USU_Benz2616 breed Rambouillet chromosome 15, ARS-UI_Ramb_v3.0, whole genome shotgun sequence genome:
- the LOC101111227 gene encoding olfactory receptor 5J3, translating into MAAKNFTVVTEFILLGLTDNAELKVILFVLFLVIYVITLVGNLGMIFLIQIAPKLHTPMYFFLSCLSFVDTCYSSVIAPKLLISFLVVRQTISFSACIVQHLFFGVFITTEGFLLSVMAYDRYVAIVNPLLYAAAMSKRKSVGLVTGSLVGGMVNSLTHTISFGRLSFCRSNVIRHFFCDVPPLLKLSCSDTSMNELLLLTFSGVIAVATFLIVIISYTFVAVAILRIRSAAGRQKAFSTCASHLTAVTIFYSTLSFNYIQPSSQYSVEQEKVVSVFYTLVIPMLNPLIYSLRNKEVKGAVRRVIEIKHLSC; encoded by the coding sequence ATGGCTGCAAAGAATTTTACGGTTGTTACTGAATTTATTCTTTTGGGACTGACAGACAATGCTGAGCTGAAAGTTATTCTTTTTGTATTGTTCCTGGTGATTTATGTTATTACTTTGGTGGGGAATCTGGGCATGATCTTCTTAATCCAAATCGCCCCCAAGCTCCACAcacccatgtactttttcctcagcTGCCTTTCATTTGTGGATACCTGTTATTCATCTGTTATTGCACCAAAATTGCTGATCAGCTTCCTAGTTGTGAGGcaaaccatctccttctctgcaTGCATAGTGCAGCATTTGTTTTTCGGGGTGTTCATCACCACAGAAGGCTTCTTGCTGTCTGTGATGGCTTATGACCGTTATGTGGCCATTGTCAACCCTTTGCTTTACGCTGCAGCCATGTCTAAGAGGAAGTCTGTGGGACTGGTCACTGGATCACTCGTTGGTGGAATGGTCAACTCACTGACCCACACCATAAGCTTTGGGAGATTGTCTTTCTGCAGGTCCAATGTCATCAGGCACTTCTTCTGTGATGTCCCCCCACTGCTGAAGTTGTCATGTTCTGATACCTCCATGAACGAGCTGTTGCTCCTAACCTTCTCTGGAGTCATTGCCGTGGCCACCTTCTTGATTGTGATCATTTCCTACACCTTCGTTGCTGTTGCTATCCTGAGGATCCGCTCAGCAGCAGGCAGACAgaaagccttctccacctgtgccTCTCACCTGACCGCTGTGACCATATTCTACAGCACCTTGAGTTTTAATTACATTCAGCCAAGTTCCCAGTATTCTGTAGAACAAGAGAAGGTGGTTTCAGTGTTCTATACACTGGTGATTCCCATGTTAAACCCACTGATTTACAGTCTGAGAAACAAAGAGGTAAAGGGTGCTGTGAGAAGGGtcatagaaataaaacatttgtcaTGCTAA